A window from Kovacikia minuta CCNUW1 encodes these proteins:
- a CDS encoding beta-propeller fold lactonase family protein: MMQPNLVQLAQSGDANAIAILMNSTLHAIGVTARVVVKEDDLYILLESEHVLAQNSCTEFIRRGIARLGMAWLSSAVIYSRIVGEPAPLWVQKIELTDTEFINPFVLAPGTMLDSEGGALRRLPTPIPRRVRLFDLLLLGFPLLVVVTSIQIWSRYLSNGWYAPSATAPSQVDPQAANPSKTTTSAKPDAIEAAMRQASGAVQQGKTAKTRVEWRQAADQWGKAIALLESVSASHPKAAMAQQKLEEYQRNLAFVAKDHLSLSGMELKKTIAGGISPKSVVYSGDDLFFAQNMMYSHTITVYDREYQLVKTISDGVKLSDFGYSQYKGSQQGAPVEAAFSHDGKTAWVSNYEMYGTGFSSSADDTCSPSSNNDPSFLYRIGTGTLKVEQVVKVGAVPKFVATTPSDRYVLVSNWCSWDVSVVDTHKNKEIRRIQLGPYPRGIAIDRKSEKAYVAVMGSYDIAVINLKDFSVKWLKDIGHSPRHLNIDPEGKYLYATLNGEGQVAKIDLSTGTVVSKIATGEAPRSMAISADGQFLYVVNYNSDSVSKVRTRDMKVVQTVSVNPAPIGITYDAKTHQVWVACYSGSILVFQD; the protein is encoded by the coding sequence ATGATGCAGCCAAATCTTGTTCAACTTGCTCAGTCAGGGGATGCTAACGCGATCGCCATCCTGATGAATTCCACACTTCACGCAATTGGTGTCACAGCCAGGGTGGTCGTGAAAGAAGATGACTTGTATATCCTGCTGGAATCAGAGCACGTTTTAGCACAAAATTCCTGTACCGAATTCATTCGTAGAGGAATTGCCCGATTGGGTATGGCCTGGTTGTCATCGGCAGTAATCTACAGCCGAATTGTGGGTGAACCTGCACCCCTTTGGGTACAAAAAATCGAGCTGACTGATACCGAGTTTATTAATCCCTTTGTCCTGGCACCGGGCACGATGTTGGACTCGGAGGGCGGAGCTTTACGCCGCCTGCCAACTCCGATTCCCCGGCGTGTGCGCCTGTTTGATTTGCTGCTGTTGGGATTTCCGCTGTTGGTAGTGGTAACTAGCATTCAAATCTGGAGTCGCTACCTGTCCAATGGTTGGTATGCCCCATCCGCGACCGCTCCCTCTCAGGTTGACCCGCAAGCAGCGAATCCTTCAAAAACAACGACCAGCGCCAAACCAGATGCCATAGAAGCAGCCATGCGGCAGGCAAGTGGCGCTGTTCAGCAAGGGAAAACGGCAAAAACACGGGTAGAGTGGCGGCAGGCAGCAGACCAGTGGGGGAAGGCGATCGCCCTCCTGGAGTCCGTTTCAGCCAGCCACCCAAAAGCGGCGATGGCTCAGCAAAAACTGGAAGAATACCAACGCAATCTGGCTTTTGTGGCAAAGGATCACCTTAGCCTGTCGGGGATGGAGTTGAAGAAAACGATCGCGGGCGGAATTTCGCCCAAATCAGTGGTCTACTCTGGCGATGATCTGTTCTTCGCGCAGAACATGATGTATAGCCATACCATCACCGTCTACGACCGAGAATATCAGTTGGTAAAGACCATTTCCGACGGGGTGAAACTGTCAGACTTTGGCTATTCCCAGTACAAGGGGTCGCAGCAGGGTGCGCCTGTGGAAGCTGCCTTTTCCCATGACGGGAAAACTGCCTGGGTATCTAACTATGAGATGTATGGTACAGGGTTTAGCAGTTCTGCTGACGATACCTGTAGCCCTTCCAGCAATAATGATCCCAGCTTTCTCTACCGGATTGGCACTGGAACACTGAAGGTTGAACAGGTGGTTAAGGTGGGAGCAGTACCCAAATTTGTGGCAACAACTCCCAGCGATCGCTATGTTCTGGTCAGCAATTGGTGCAGTTGGGATGTCAGTGTAGTTGATACCCATAAAAATAAGGAAATCCGCCGGATTCAGTTAGGACCTTACCCCCGCGGAATTGCCATCGATCGCAAATCGGAGAAAGCCTACGTTGCGGTCATGGGTTCCTACGATATAGCGGTGATTAACCTGAAGGATTTCTCTGTCAAATGGTTGAAGGATATCGGGCATTCTCCCCGCCATCTCAATATCGACCCGGAGGGGAAATACCTTTACGCCACCCTGAATGGAGAAGGGCAGGTTGCCAAGATTGACCTATCGACAGGCACCGTTGTAAGCAAAATTGCCACCGGAGAAGCACCCCGCAGTATGGCAATTTCAGCAGATGGGCAGTTTCTTTATGTGGTTAACTACAACTCGGACTCGGTCAGTAAAGTTCGGACACGGGATATGAAAGTGGTGCAAACCGTCAGCGTCAACCCTGCCCCGATCGGGATCACCTATGATGCCAAAACCCATCAGGTCTGGGTTGCTTGCTATTCCGGCAGCATTTTGGTGTTTCAAGATTAG
- a CDS encoding DUF4351 domain-containing protein — MSARTDQDSPWKEILRQYFPEAIAFFFPELHRLIDWSKPIEFLDKEFQQIAPDTETGKRYADLLVKVWRKRGKELFLLLHVEVQAKPEANFAERMFVYALRIFDRFRQPAVSLAILCDSRIEWRPNRYEFSYPGTQLLFQFDTVKLLDYAEQWQGLEASPNPFATVVMAHLKAQETKRNATQRKEWKLSLIRRLYEAGYSRREVLNLFKFIDWVMILPEGVKQAFWLELKAYEEERKVPYITSVEEIGFERGVQQGRQEGRQEERQSLTLLLLEQKVGQLSPSLHDRISQLSPTQLEALAIALLNFSRLAELETWLETYQGNL, encoded by the coding sequence ATGTCTGCTCGTACTGACCAGGACTCCCCCTGGAAAGAAATCTTGCGCCAGTATTTTCCAGAGGCGATTGCATTCTTCTTTCCTGAACTGCATCGCTTGATCGATTGGAGCAAGCCAATCGAGTTTTTAGATAAGGAGTTTCAGCAGATTGCCCCCGATACCGAAACGGGCAAACGCTATGCGGATCTGCTGGTCAAAGTTTGGCGCAAACGCGGTAAGGAACTGTTCTTACTGCTGCATGTTGAGGTGCAAGCGAAACCCGAAGCCAACTTTGCCGAACGCATGTTTGTTTATGCACTGCGAATCTTCGATCGGTTTCGTCAGCCTGCGGTGAGTCTCGCCATTTTGTGTGATAGCCGGATAGAGTGGCGACCAAACCGTTACGAGTTTAGCTACCCTGGCACGCAACTGTTGTTTCAATTCGACACGGTAAAGTTGCTGGATTATGCAGAGCAATGGCAGGGCTTAGAAGCCAGCCCGAATCCTTTTGCCACGGTTGTAATGGCACACCTCAAGGCACAGGAGACCAAACGCAATGCAACTCAGCGCAAGGAGTGGAAACTGAGCTTGATTCGACGATTGTATGAAGCGGGGTACAGTCGGCGAGAAGTACTGAATCTATTCAAGTTCATCGATTGGGTTATGATCTTGCCAGAAGGGGTAAAGCAAGCATTTTGGTTGGAGTTGAAGGCTTACGAGGAGGAGCGCAAGGTGCCCTACATTACCAGTGTTGAAGAAATTGGTTTTGAACGAGGTGTCCAACAAGGACGGCAGGAAGGACGGCAGGAGGAGCGCCAATCGCTAACGTTGCTTCTCCTGGAGCAGAAAGTCGGTCAATTATCCCCCTCTCTACACGATCGCATTTCTCAATTAAGCCCGACTCAACTGGAAGCACTGGCGATCGCCCTGCTGAATTTCTCTAGGCTGGCTGAACTGGAGACCTGGCTAGAAACGTATCAGGGTAATCTCTAG